In Triticum aestivum cultivar Chinese Spring chromosome 5B, IWGSC CS RefSeq v2.1, whole genome shotgun sequence, the following proteins share a genomic window:
- the LOC123115625 gene encoding 60S ribosomal protein L35-3-like isoform X2 yields the protein MDPVRSDVSVDAQLKELKAELKEHRAAKEKSLPGTKVTKGPPSEILPFLAEVVKKQRAALREAYSNREPLILRLNSRQDPCASPPAFSEDGEGKEA from the exons ATGG ACCCGGTAAGATCTGACGTCTCCGTTGATGCGCAGCTTAAGGAGCTGAAGGCGGAGCTGAAGGAACATAGGGCGGCCAAGGAAAAATCTCTCCCCGGCACCAAGGTCACCAAGGGTCCCCCCTCCGAGAT CCTCCCTTTTCTCGCGGAGGTGGTGAAGAAGCAAAGGGCGGCGCTGCGGGAGGCGTACAGCAACCGCGAACCACTCATCCTCCGTCTCAACTCCCGGCAAGACCCGTGCGCATCACCACCAG CTTTCTCTGAAGATGGAGAGGGAAAGGAAGCATAA
- the LOC123115625 gene encoding uncharacterized protein isoform X1, whose protein sequence is MLLLYKPPPPPAVSCLRAQPAPRTAAASALPLTLQPLPSPWLKELKAELKEHRAAKEKSLPGTKVTKGPPSEILPFLAEVVKKQRAALREAYSNREPLILRLNSRQDPCASPPAFSEDGEGKEA, encoded by the exons atgctcttactttaTAAGCCTCCCCCGCCGCCGGCAGTGAGTTGCCTTCGCGCGCAGCCTGcaccccgcaccgccgccgcctccgctttGCCCCTGACGCTGCAACCGCTACCGTCGCCATGG CTTAAGGAGCTGAAGGCGGAGCTGAAGGAACATAGGGCGGCCAAGGAAAAATCTCTCCCCGGCACCAAGGTCACCAAGGGTCCCCCCTCCGAGAT CCTCCCTTTTCTCGCGGAGGTGGTGAAGAAGCAAAGGGCGGCGCTGCGGGAGGCGTACAGCAACCGCGAACCACTCATCCTCCGTCTCAACTCCCGGCAAGACCCGTGCGCATCACCACCAG CTTTCTCTGAAGATGGAGAGGGAAAGGAAGCATAA